Part of the Candidatus Margulisiibacteriota bacterium genome is shown below.
CGCAGGCAGGTCGTTTGGATAAATTGAACACTATCGCAATTCAACAGATGAGGCTTCTTACTATGGATAACTCTGTCAAAAAATTAAAAAAATAATCAGCTTATTAATCAAAGGAGGAGTTATGAAAAAAAATATAACAAAATTAATTTTAGTTTGTTTCTGTTTCTCATTATTATCAGTTTCATTCACTACGACACCAGCATATATACTTGCAAGCGGCGATAATTTGGAAATAAAAGTCATTAATAAAAAAGAACTTGATACCAAACAAACCATTGCCCCGGATGGCAGTATCTCGCTTCCGACCATCGGCAGGATGAAAGTAATTGGGTTATCATTAGATGACCTACAAAAGAAAGTAAAAGCCAGCTACTCCCAATATATAAAAAACGCAGATGTGGTTGTCTTCTTAACACCGAGACCTATATTTGTAGTCCAACAGGACCAGGTCAAGAAAACATGGGAAGTAAAAAAGGCTGAATCTCCAGCCGAAGCCTTGGCCTATATGGGGCAATCTTCCCTAAACCTCCAATCCTCCAACCTTCCAACCATCCAGTACGGTGATGTAGTTACCGTGAACATCGGTAAATCTCCTGATTTTTGGGAAGACAACTGGTATAAGGTATTATCTGCCATTGGTATTGCTGCGGGCGTGTGGGCTGTGGTGGCGAGGTAGCCCACGACCACAGATGACGTACACTCAATGATATAATTTGGGTTATATTCCAAAAAAGAGGTGAAAACAATGGCACAACCAACTTATACATACAAATGCTCAAAAGCATCATGCAAATTCATAATGAGTACCGGAAGACCTGGTATTCATAATTGTCCGGTATGCGGCAGCACAATGATGAAGCAAAATTAGAGTTATTGTTGTTTGTTATCAAACTCCTGAAAAATTTCAGGAAGAGACTTATTTTTTCCCAATTTAAAAGTAATCCCATTGTCTCCTTGATAGGGTTTGCGGTGATCAATACTGCTATTTTTAATTTTTTCAGGGACGCCATCAGGATAGGCTTTGCAGCACCCATTGCCATAAAAATGCTTACAACTTAAACATTGTGGAAGATATAAATATTGCATAAAAACTCCTTTTTTAATTATTAGCAATCAATTCACTCATACGCTTCAAGATAAGACCTAGTTTCCCGTTTTTTGCGAATCCACCGAAAGCGCCTGCACAAAAACGGTCATTGCGTACTATTGCAGTTAGAAGTTTTTTCAGGGTCAGCAAGTCGCTGGACATTATATTCGTGGAATCTTTCAATATTTTCCGTCCTTCATCCCAGCTGGCCCAGTCAAAACCAGGTAAAACAAATTTTTCCTTAATCAATATGCTCATAAAGTCATAGACTTCTTTAGTGTATTCAGCCCCGGAAAATGTTGTTGTTGTAAAAAATACATTATCAGGATTATTGAAATAATCAT
Proteins encoded:
- a CDS encoding DUF6508 domain-containing protein, which translates into the protein MTDIMFNITELQSIKNILQYYDYFNNPDNVFFTTTTFSGAEYTKEVYDFMSILIKEKFVLPGFDWASWDEGRKILKDSTNIMSSDLLTLKKLLTAIVRNDRFCAGAFGGFAKNGKLGLILKRMSELIANN
- a CDS encoding polysaccharide biosynthesis/export family protein, encoding MKKNITKLILVCFCFSLLSVSFTTTPAYILASGDNLEIKVINKKELDTKQTIAPDGSISLPTIGRMKVIGLSLDDLQKKVKASYSQYIKNADVVVFLTPRPIFVVQQDQVKKTWEVKKAESPAEALAYMGQSSLNLQSSNLPTIQYGDVVTVNIGKSPDFWEDNWYKVLSAIGIAAGVWAVVAR